In Scatophagus argus isolate fScaArg1 chromosome 7, fScaArg1.pri, whole genome shotgun sequence, a genomic segment contains:
- the tph2 gene encoding tryptophan 5-hydroxylase 2, protein MASPHVMKPGPEQVPRMQPAMMMFSSKYWARRGLSLDSAMFDHQRLRHTGGQMSRRPSFCPISESPDKDGAEDSGKTAVVFSLNNEVGCLVKALRLFQEKRVNLNHIESRVSKRVVNEVEIFADCNCSKKEFNELLEHLKDHVNIISFNTPAHVWAAEADGDDVPWFPMKISELDQCSHRVLMYGSELDADHPGFKDEVYRQRRKYFVEVAMNYKFGQPIPRIEYTADEVRTWGVVFRELTKLYPTHACREHLKNLPLLIKHCGYREDNIPQLEDVSLFLRERSGFTVRPVAGYLSPRDFLAGLAYRVFNCTQYVRHSTDPLYTPEPDTCHELLGHVPLLADPKFAQFSQEIGLASLGASDEDVQKLATCYFFTIEFGLCKQDGQLRAYGAGLLSSIGELRHALSDQACVKMFDPKTTCNQECLITTFQDVYFVSESFEEAKEKMRDFAKTIKRPFSVYYNPYTQSIDLLKDTRGIENVVQDLRSDLTTVCDALGKMNTYMGI, encoded by the exons ATGGCCTCGCCTCACGTGATGAAGCCCGGCCCGGAGCAGGTGCCCAGGATGCAGCCGGCCATGATGATGTTCTCCAGCAAGTACTGGGCCAGGAGGGGGCTGTCGCTGGACTCGGCCATGTTCGACCACCAGCGGCTACGCCACACGGGCGGGCAGATG TCCAGACGTCCGTCTTTCTGTCCCATCAGCGAGTCGCCGGACAAGGACGGCGCTGAGGATTCTGGGAAGACGGCGGTGGTGTTTTCTCTGAACAACGAGGTGGGCTGTCTGGTCAAAGCTCTCAGACTCTTTCAG GAGAAGCGAGTGAACTTGAACCACATCGAGTCTCGGGTGTCGAAGCGAGTCGTTAACGAGGTGGAGATCTTTGCTGACTGCAACTGCAGTAAGAAGGAGTTTAACGAGCTGCTGGAGCACCTCAAAGATCACGTCAACATCATCTCCTTCAACACACCTGCACACGTCTGGGCCGCCGAGGCAG ATGGAGACGATGTTCCGTGGTTCCCGATGAAGATCTCCGAGTTGGATCAGTGTTCTCACCGAGTGCTGATGTACGGATCAGAACTGGACGCAGACCATCCT GGCTTTAAAGATGAAGTTTATCGGCAGAGGAGGAAATACTTTGTGGAAGTGGCCATGAATTACAAATT CGGGCAGCCCATCCCTCGCATCGAGTACACCGCGGACGAGGTCAGGACGTGGGGGGTCGTCTTCAGAGAGCTGACCAAACTGTACCCGACTCACGCCTGCAGAGAACACCTGAAGAACCTGCCGCTGCTCATCAAACACTGCGGCTACAGAGAGGACAACATCCCCCAGCTGGAGGACGTCTCGCTGTTCCTCAGAG agaggtCTGGTTTCACAGTCCGACCAGTCGCAGGTTATCTGTCCCCCAGGGACTTCCTGGCTGGTTTGGCCTACAGAGTGTTCAACTGCACTCAGTATGTCCGTCACAGCACCGACCCGCTCTACACACCTGAGCC GGACACGTGTCACGAGCTGCTGGGTCATGTGCCTCTGCTGGCCGACCCGAAGTTCGCCCAGTTCTCTCAGGAGATCGGCTTGGCCTCTCTGGGCGCGTCTGACGAGGACGTTCAGAAACTGGCCACG TGTTACTTCTTCACCATCGAGTTCGGACTCTGCAAACAGGACGGTCAGCTGCGAGCCTACGGAGCAGGTTTACTGTCGTCCATCGGAGAGCTGAGG CATGCCCTGTCAGATCAGGCCTGTGTGAAGATGTTTGACCCAAAGACCACCTGCAACCAGGAGTGTCTCATCACCACCTTCCAGGACGTTTACTTTGTGTCCGAGAGCTTCGAGGAGGCCAAAGAGAAGATGAG GGACTTCGCCAAGACCATCAAGAGGCCGTTCTCGGTGTACTACAACCCGTACACTCAGAGCATCGACCTGCTGAAGGACACCCGCGGCATCGAGAACGTGGTGCAGGACCTGCGCAGCGACCTCACCACCGTGTGCGACGCTCTGGGCAAGATGAACACCTACATGGGCATCTGA
- the LOC124061748 gene encoding G-protein coupled receptor 35-like encodes MGNNDTTSAPSPASESNDSLSGAQAALGFPEAFHGFFWSFAFSAAAVMNHCHMQTGDKVWFGVKIFILVMSFPANAALMWMLLKRKRAMTASEVLGLNVSVMDILYCLCLPLDIYTCLHEVSKAAHSVHEAVFALNIFGCPLLLTFMCLERYVAVARPVAYLTLGQWKYRVALCACAWILTLTVGLLGYFVGVFTLALPLSIIISLLFLVMLLCLLGIVWVLCQSAPGEASRSSVPLKRRALKNIVAVMVPSAVAYSPLVALVPYMAVITSSQTISSAQCYVLQVLLVFPNIGLFIGPMFYLSRLRQVTCWTPSSKTLAEETTSTSLKLRNIR; translated from the coding sequence ATGGGAAACAACGACACGACTTCAGCTCCATCACCTGCCAGCGAAAGCAACGATTCTCTCAGCGGCGCTCAGGCGGCACTCGGCTTCCCTGAAGCTTTCCACGGCTTCTTCTGGTCCTTTGCCTTTTCTGCGGCGGCAGTGATGAACCACTGTCACATGCAAACTGGTGACAAGGTCTGGTTCGGAGTCAAGATCTTCATACTAGTGATGTCTTTTCCAGCTAACGCAGCTTTGATGTGGATGCTGCTGAAGAGGAAGCGAGCCATGACGGCGTCTGAGGTGCTGGGCCTCAACGTGTCCGTCATGGACATCCTGTACtgcctctgtctgcctctgGACATTTACACATGCCTGCACGAGGTTTCCAAGGCCGCCCACTCTGTCCACGAAGCCGTGTTTGCTCTCAACATCTTTGGCTGCCCTTTGCTGCTGACCTTCATGTGTTTGGAGCGATACGTGGCGGTGGCTCGGCCCGTGGCCTACCTCACGCTGGGGCAGTGGAAGTACCGTGTGGCCCTGTGTGCTTGTGCCTGGATCCTCACCCTGACCGTGGGCCTGCTGGGATACTTTGTGGGCGTGTTCACCTTGGCTTTGCCCCTGTCCATCATCATCTCTCTGCTATTCCTGGTCatgctgctgtgtctgctggGGATCGTGTGGGTGTTGTGTCAGAGCGCACCGGGCGAAGCTTCAAGGTCCAGCGTGCCGCTGAAGAGACGAGCTCTGAAGAACATCGTGGCCGTGATGGTGCCGTCGGCTGTAGCTTATTCTCCTCTGGTGGCTCTGGTTCCGTACATGGCCGTGATAACATCCAGTCAGACCATCAGCTCTGCACAGTGCTACGTTCTGCAGGTCCTGCTGGTGTTTCCAAACATCGGCCTGTTCATCGGCCCCATGTTCTACCTGTCTCGGCTCAGACAGGTGACCTGCTGGACCCCAAGCTCCAAAACTCTGGCAGAGGAGACCACATCAACTTCTCTAAAGCTCAGAAACATACGCTAA